The Hypomesus transpacificus isolate Combined female chromosome 2, fHypTra1, whole genome shotgun sequence genome window below encodes:
- the LOC124476560 gene encoding adhesive plaque matrix protein, whose protein sequence is MLATATRPGLGDLPKSASVIRASTLKLSSAQHPRVVSSSYYVTPSCQTKAWPAKAQISGNFGPAAEARLFCRSGGNQSQAYPASVSPAYSASVSPAYPASVSPAYPASVSPAYPASVSPAYPASVSPAYPASVSPAYLASVSPAYPASVSPAYLASVSPAYPASVEPAYPASVEPAYPASVEAAYPASVSPAYPASVEPAYPASVEPAYPASVEPAYPASVESAYPASVEPCFSCQLQWEGSLPFAYLVHCVAGLVGKAVPLDISPDLMPPAAP, encoded by the exons ATGCTGGCTACTGCGACCAGGCCAGGCCTTGGTGACCTCCCCAAGTCCGCCTCAGTGATCCGGGCCTCCACTCTCAAGCTCAGCTCGGCTCAGCACCCACGTGTTGTCAGCAGCTCCTATTACGTAACTCCCTCCTGTCAGACAAAAGCCTGGCCGGCCAAAGCACAAATCAGTGGCAACTTTGGCCCGGCAGCGGAGGCTAGGCTGTTCTGTCGGTCAGGCG GTAATCAGTCGCAGGCCTACCCTGCGTCAGTGTCCCCGGCCTACTCCGCGTCAGTGTCGCCGGCCTACCCCGCGTCAGTGTCGCCGGCCTACCCCGCGTCAGTGTCGCCGGCCTACCCCGCGTCAGTGTCGCCGGCCTACCCCGCGTCAGTGTCGCCAGCCTACCCTGCGTCAGTGTCGCCGGCCTACCTTGCGTCAGTGTCGCCGGCCTACCCCGCGTCAGTGTCGCCGGCCTACCTTGCGTCAGTGTCGCCGGCCTACCCTGCGTCAGTGGAGCCGGCCTACCCCGCGTCAGTGGAGCCGGCCTACCCTGCGTCAGTGGAGGCGGCCTACCCTGCGTCAGTGTCGCCGGCCTACCCCGCGTCAGTGGAGCCGGCCTACCCCGCGTCAGTGGAGCCGGCCTACCCCGCGTCAGTGGAGCCGGCCTACCCCGCGTCAGTGGAGTCGGCCTACCCTGCGTCAGTGGAGCCTTGTTTCAGTTGTCAGCTTCAGTGGGAGGGCAGCCTACCGTTTGCCTATCTTGTgcact GCGTGGCTGGTCTTGTG GGGAAGGCAGTTCCCCTAGATATTTCTCCTGACCTAATGCCCCCCGCCGCCCCGTAA